The Desulfovibrio psychrotolerans genomic interval GATGCAGGCGATTATAGGCGGCGTGTCGCGGTCCAAGGCGCTCGGGCTTGCCCGTGAGGCGCTCGGGCTGGTGGGGTTGCAGGACCGTGTGGAGCACAAGGTAACCACCCTGTCCGGCGGCGAGAGGCAGCGCGCAGCCATTGCACGGGCCATACTTATGCGGCCCGCTGTTCTGCTGGCCGATGAGCCTACGGGTAACCTTGACGAACGCACCGGGAGCGCCGTTGCCGAACTGCTGCTCAGGCTGAACGAGGAACTGGGCATGACACTGGTGATGGTTACCCATAATTTGGAGCTGGCGGGCCTTATGCAACGCCGTCTTGAACTGAGAGCTGGAGAACTGTATGTCCAAACTGTGTAGGCCGGGTCTTGCGGCGGTCCTTTCCCTGCTGTTTCTGCTGGTAGCGGGCAGCGCGTCCGCCTTTGACATCCGGGACACGAAGATTCTCGTGCTGCCCTTTGAAGTCAACGCCGGAGAAGACATGGCGTATCTGGAGGACAGCCTCCCGGAACTCATCGCCGAACGTCTTGTGGCCAAGGGGTTCGCGGTGGTGCCGCAGAATCAGGCGCTTGCGCTTCTTCAGCAGCAGGGCCTTTCAGAGCTTTCCATTGCCGCTGTAAGGGACATTGCCGTCCTTGCAGGGGCAAACTATGCCATCTACGGCAGCTTCAATCAGGTGGGTGAGGAACTCTCCATCGATGCCCGCGTG includes:
- a CDS encoding ABC transporter ATP-binding protein, which translates into the protein MRDALYELSDVGREYAGPAEKVTVLSGLDLTIDNGETIAVVGASGSGKSTLLHLLGTLDNPTRGTILFRGSDLNTLSPEEKAALRNREIGFVFQFHHLLPEFSTVENVAMQAIIGGVSRSKALGLAREALGLVGLQDRVEHKVTTLSGGERQRAAIARAILMRPAVLLADEPTGNLDERTGSAVAELLLRLNEELGMTLVMVTHNLELAGLMQRRLELRAGELYVQTV